In a single window of the Acidobacteriota bacterium genome:
- a CDS encoding plasmid pRiA4b ORF-3 family protein, translating into MSRFNSPGKSLFRLALMHPHDEKPKKPSDDQCHKAFTRLFNDLSKIPASQKMKYTSYNLPPLYNYSLSPREVEFIPELYRKVLQRGGNGANRVLENLLELLVRVPGISHFPFLLEALNLARPRDKGLPQRQELILSCLSIAAVQRKDQLAFQHLMDLTRHESADIRAQALEHLSVTHTILDQPVPKSVIDRAQVMAVEDSAFYPRFLARQIMQEADLPIPLENQGGTYSFKIHHRYLGKGVYRVIEVKSEQTLEDLHLEIQSAFEWDNDHLYAFHLDGDSKNESFEFQGSPVMFDSPFGPDAPPAEEAILGKLGLSLHHKFLYVFDFGDNHEFEVEVVAITPKAKRAKYPRIVESKGESFPQYPDEDEWEDEEDWE; encoded by the coding sequence ATGAGTAGATTCAATTCCCCAGGTAAATCGCTGTTTCGACTGGCACTCATGCACCCACATGATGAGAAGCCGAAGAAACCGTCGGATGACCAGTGCCACAAAGCATTTACCAGGCTTTTCAACGATCTTTCGAAGATACCAGCTTCCCAAAAAATGAAGTACACGAGCTACAACCTGCCTCCGTTGTACAACTATTCGCTTTCCCCAAGGGAAGTCGAGTTTATCCCAGAGTTGTACCGGAAAGTACTTCAACGCGGGGGCAATGGCGCCAACCGGGTATTGGAAAACCTCCTGGAACTCCTGGTAAGAGTACCTGGCATCAGTCATTTTCCATTCTTGCTTGAAGCTTTGAACCTGGCGCGCCCGCGAGACAAAGGTCTGCCCCAACGCCAGGAACTGATCCTTTCCTGCCTGTCAATCGCTGCCGTCCAACGCAAAGACCAGTTAGCCTTTCAACACCTTATGGATCTCACCAGGCATGAATCGGCTGATATTCGGGCTCAGGCGCTCGAACATTTGTCCGTCACACACACAATTTTGGACCAGCCAGTTCCCAAATCGGTGATTGACCGGGCCCAGGTCATGGCCGTGGAAGATTCAGCGTTTTACCCACGATTTCTTGCCCGTCAGATCATGCAGGAAGCCGACCTGCCCATCCCGCTTGAAAATCAAGGGGGCACATATAGCTTCAAAATCCATCATCGGTATCTCGGCAAGGGCGTCTATCGGGTGATTGAGGTCAAATCCGAGCAAACGCTGGAGGATCTTCACCTGGAAATTCAATCGGCCTTTGAGTGGGACAACGACCATTTGTATGCCTTTCACCTGGATGGCGATTCAAAAAACGAGTCGTTTGAATTTCAAGGATCACCAGTTATGTTTGACAGCCCCTTTGGACCCGATGCCCCCCCGGCTGAGGAAGCAATCCTGGGCAAACTTGGGCTGTCGCTTCATCACAAATTTCTCTATGTCTTTGACTTCGGTGATAACCACGAGTTTGAGGTCGAGGTCGTGGCCATCACCCCCAAAGCCAAACGCGCTAAATATCCCCGCATCGTTGAAAGTAAAGGCGAGAGCTTTCCTCAATACCCGGATGAAGATGAGTGGGAAGATGAGGAAGACTGGGAATGA